Proteins from a genomic interval of Bombus affinis isolate iyBomAffi1 chromosome 14, iyBomAffi1.2, whole genome shotgun sequence:
- the LOC126923814 gene encoding glutathione hydrolase 7-like isoform X4, producing the protein MIITLSSGEECPLTKSRSYKYTLTMYCGDGLKFIISCFTILTISITTTLILQILYADGSPQNTAGVHGAVATDYTNCSQIGTKILRKGGNAIDAAIAATICMTVVAPHKTGLGGGGYMMLYNHKEQTEPIIIDFANNTIKDNFLQDGIRIPAVLRGLEYAHTLKGKLPWSEIVKPSVSLAKEGFVVSKELASEVSKNIDYEILYGHISAGDILKLHDLSNLLNAVGLEGTNVLYNGTFSQKLLHDRIKLSKLLPQLVNYKPDVYIAKKSSFYKHVIYYPPHMSLLKSMIAVLEDLNISTDNASIVGADIQIAKTLINSVSMPLQLKQHVEEERYTGVVAMDWEDTYVCIITGLGAPFGLGYMSTVGFLLDKADTNNTLSMLVPIIFHNEKALCGLRGVFGTDDTLIIGQLLYSIIVRQLNVSEAIEYPRYYFSSDGFVIENDPKHSIDTLMRNQLNLIVPAPHLKTDSVLKSVNAIIKRKDLMSSHSDSRGGGLASRF; encoded by the exons ATGATTATTACTTTGA gcTCTGGAGAAGAATGTCCTTTAACAAAAAGTAGAAGTTACAAATACACGTTAACTATGTATTGTGGAGATGGTTTAAAATTCATTATAAGCTGTTTCACGATTTTGACAATTTCTATTACAACAacattaattttacaaatattatatgCTGATGGGAGCCCACAG AATACTGCTGGTGTACATGGTGCTGTTGCAACAGATTATACAAATTGTTCACAAATTGGAACCAAAATATTACGAAAAGGCGGTAATGCAATAGATGCAGCTATAGCAGCTACTATTTGTATGACAGTAGTTGCTCCACATAAGACTGGTCTGGGTGG aggtggttatatgatgttatataatCATAAAGAACAGACAGAACCAATTATTATTGATTTTGCTAATAATACAATTAAAG ACAATTTTTTACAAGATGGGATACGTATACCAGCAGTATTAAGAGGATTAGAATATGCACATACATTAAAGGGTAAACTACCATGGAGTGAAATTGTTAAACCTTCTGTATCTTTAGCCAAAGAAGGATTTGTTGTATCAAAGGAGCTAGCAAGTGAAGTATCAAAAAATATtgattatgaaattttatatggGCACATTAGTGCAGGAGATATACTAAAATTACACGATCTTAGCAATTTGTTAAATGCTGTAGGACTGGAAGGAACTAATG TATTATACAATGGAACTTTTTCACAAAAGCTTCTACATGATAGAATTAAACTATCAAAGCTACTTCCACAGTTAGTAAATTATAAACCTGATGTATATATAGCAAAAAAGTCAAGCTTTTATAAACATGTAATATATTATCCTCCACATATGTCATTACTAAAATCAATGATTGCAGTACTGGAAGATCTTAACATATCTACTGATAATGCATCCATAGTAGGAGCAGATATACAAATAGCTAAAACATTAATAAATTCAGTATCAATGCCATTACAATTAAAACAACATG ttgaagaagaaagatataCTGGAGTTGTTGCAATGGATTGGGAAGATACTTATGTTTGTATTATAAC TGGACTTGGTGCACCATTTGGTCTTGGATATATGTCAACTGTTGGCTTCCTGCTAGATAAAGCTGATACCAATAATACCTTATCTATGCTTGTTCCCATAATCTTTCATAATGAAAAAGCATTATGTGGATTAAGAGGAGTGTTTGGAACTGATGATACATTAATTATTGGACAATTATTGTACAGTATTATAGTGCGTCAATTAAATGTTTCTGAAGCTATTGAATATCCAAG GTATTATTTTTCATCAGATGGATTTGTGATAGAAAATGATCCAAAACATTCTATAGATACATTAATGCGAAATCAATTAAACTTAATAGTACCAGCACCACATTTAAAGACTGATTCAGTATTAAAAAGCGTGAATGCAATCataaaaagaaaagatctaATGTCAAGTCATTCAGATAGTCGTGGAGGTGGCCTTGCAtcaagattttaa
- the LOC126923814 gene encoding glutathione hydrolase 7-like isoform X1, protein MIITLSTIFFTCSGEECPLTKSRSYKYTLTMYCGDGLKFIISCFTILTISITTTLILQILYADGSPQNTAGVHGAVATDYTNCSQIGTKILRKGGNAIDAAIAATICMTVVAPHKTGLGGGGYMMLYNHKEQTEPIIIDFANNTIKDNFLQDGIRIPAVLRGLEYAHTLKGKLPWSEIVKPSVSLAKEGFVVSKELASEVSKNIDYEILYGHISAGDILKLHDLSNLLNAVGLEGTNVLYNGTFSQKLLHDRIKLSKLLPQLVNYKPDVYIAKKSSFYKHVIYYPPHMSLLKSMIAVLEDLNISTDNASIVGADIQIAKTLINSVSMPLQLKQHVEEERYTGVVAMDWEDTYVCIITGLGAPFGLGYMSTVGFLLDKADTNNTLSMLVPIIFHNEKALCGLRGVFGTDDTLIIGQLLYSIIVRQLNVSEAIEYPRYYFSSDGFVIENDPKHSIDTLMRNQLNLIVPAPHLKTDSVLKSVNAIIKRKDLMSSHSDSRGGGLASRF, encoded by the exons ATGATTATTACTTTGAGTACTATATTTTTTACAT gcTCTGGAGAAGAATGTCCTTTAACAAAAAGTAGAAGTTACAAATACACGTTAACTATGTATTGTGGAGATGGTTTAAAATTCATTATAAGCTGTTTCACGATTTTGACAATTTCTATTACAACAacattaattttacaaatattatatgCTGATGGGAGCCCACAG AATACTGCTGGTGTACATGGTGCTGTTGCAACAGATTATACAAATTGTTCACAAATTGGAACCAAAATATTACGAAAAGGCGGTAATGCAATAGATGCAGCTATAGCAGCTACTATTTGTATGACAGTAGTTGCTCCACATAAGACTGGTCTGGGTGG aggtggttatatgatgttatataatCATAAAGAACAGACAGAACCAATTATTATTGATTTTGCTAATAATACAATTAAAG ACAATTTTTTACAAGATGGGATACGTATACCAGCAGTATTAAGAGGATTAGAATATGCACATACATTAAAGGGTAAACTACCATGGAGTGAAATTGTTAAACCTTCTGTATCTTTAGCCAAAGAAGGATTTGTTGTATCAAAGGAGCTAGCAAGTGAAGTATCAAAAAATATtgattatgaaattttatatggGCACATTAGTGCAGGAGATATACTAAAATTACACGATCTTAGCAATTTGTTAAATGCTGTAGGACTGGAAGGAACTAATG TATTATACAATGGAACTTTTTCACAAAAGCTTCTACATGATAGAATTAAACTATCAAAGCTACTTCCACAGTTAGTAAATTATAAACCTGATGTATATATAGCAAAAAAGTCAAGCTTTTATAAACATGTAATATATTATCCTCCACATATGTCATTACTAAAATCAATGATTGCAGTACTGGAAGATCTTAACATATCTACTGATAATGCATCCATAGTAGGAGCAGATATACAAATAGCTAAAACATTAATAAATTCAGTATCAATGCCATTACAATTAAAACAACATG ttgaagaagaaagatataCTGGAGTTGTTGCAATGGATTGGGAAGATACTTATGTTTGTATTATAAC TGGACTTGGTGCACCATTTGGTCTTGGATATATGTCAACTGTTGGCTTCCTGCTAGATAAAGCTGATACCAATAATACCTTATCTATGCTTGTTCCCATAATCTTTCATAATGAAAAAGCATTATGTGGATTAAGAGGAGTGTTTGGAACTGATGATACATTAATTATTGGACAATTATTGTACAGTATTATAGTGCGTCAATTAAATGTTTCTGAAGCTATTGAATATCCAAG GTATTATTTTTCATCAGATGGATTTGTGATAGAAAATGATCCAAAACATTCTATAGATACATTAATGCGAAATCAATTAAACTTAATAGTACCAGCACCACATTTAAAGACTGATTCAGTATTAAAAAGCGTGAATGCAATCataaaaagaaaagatctaATGTCAAGTCATTCAGATAGTCGTGGAGGTGGCCTTGCAtcaagattttaa
- the LOC126923814 gene encoding glutathione hydrolase 7-like isoform X2: MRYNNSCSGEECPLTKSRSYKYTLTMYCGDGLKFIISCFTILTISITTTLILQILYADGSPQNTAGVHGAVATDYTNCSQIGTKILRKGGNAIDAAIAATICMTVVAPHKTGLGGGGYMMLYNHKEQTEPIIIDFANNTIKDNFLQDGIRIPAVLRGLEYAHTLKGKLPWSEIVKPSVSLAKEGFVVSKELASEVSKNIDYEILYGHISAGDILKLHDLSNLLNAVGLEGTNVLYNGTFSQKLLHDRIKLSKLLPQLVNYKPDVYIAKKSSFYKHVIYYPPHMSLLKSMIAVLEDLNISTDNASIVGADIQIAKTLINSVSMPLQLKQHVEEERYTGVVAMDWEDTYVCIITGLGAPFGLGYMSTVGFLLDKADTNNTLSMLVPIIFHNEKALCGLRGVFGTDDTLIIGQLLYSIIVRQLNVSEAIEYPRYYFSSDGFVIENDPKHSIDTLMRNQLNLIVPAPHLKTDSVLKSVNAIIKRKDLMSSHSDSRGGGLASRF; the protein is encoded by the exons ATGCGCTATAATAATTCTT gcTCTGGAGAAGAATGTCCTTTAACAAAAAGTAGAAGTTACAAATACACGTTAACTATGTATTGTGGAGATGGTTTAAAATTCATTATAAGCTGTTTCACGATTTTGACAATTTCTATTACAACAacattaattttacaaatattatatgCTGATGGGAGCCCACAG AATACTGCTGGTGTACATGGTGCTGTTGCAACAGATTATACAAATTGTTCACAAATTGGAACCAAAATATTACGAAAAGGCGGTAATGCAATAGATGCAGCTATAGCAGCTACTATTTGTATGACAGTAGTTGCTCCACATAAGACTGGTCTGGGTGG aggtggttatatgatgttatataatCATAAAGAACAGACAGAACCAATTATTATTGATTTTGCTAATAATACAATTAAAG ACAATTTTTTACAAGATGGGATACGTATACCAGCAGTATTAAGAGGATTAGAATATGCACATACATTAAAGGGTAAACTACCATGGAGTGAAATTGTTAAACCTTCTGTATCTTTAGCCAAAGAAGGATTTGTTGTATCAAAGGAGCTAGCAAGTGAAGTATCAAAAAATATtgattatgaaattttatatggGCACATTAGTGCAGGAGATATACTAAAATTACACGATCTTAGCAATTTGTTAAATGCTGTAGGACTGGAAGGAACTAATG TATTATACAATGGAACTTTTTCACAAAAGCTTCTACATGATAGAATTAAACTATCAAAGCTACTTCCACAGTTAGTAAATTATAAACCTGATGTATATATAGCAAAAAAGTCAAGCTTTTATAAACATGTAATATATTATCCTCCACATATGTCATTACTAAAATCAATGATTGCAGTACTGGAAGATCTTAACATATCTACTGATAATGCATCCATAGTAGGAGCAGATATACAAATAGCTAAAACATTAATAAATTCAGTATCAATGCCATTACAATTAAAACAACATG ttgaagaagaaagatataCTGGAGTTGTTGCAATGGATTGGGAAGATACTTATGTTTGTATTATAAC TGGACTTGGTGCACCATTTGGTCTTGGATATATGTCAACTGTTGGCTTCCTGCTAGATAAAGCTGATACCAATAATACCTTATCTATGCTTGTTCCCATAATCTTTCATAATGAAAAAGCATTATGTGGATTAAGAGGAGTGTTTGGAACTGATGATACATTAATTATTGGACAATTATTGTACAGTATTATAGTGCGTCAATTAAATGTTTCTGAAGCTATTGAATATCCAAG GTATTATTTTTCATCAGATGGATTTGTGATAGAAAATGATCCAAAACATTCTATAGATACATTAATGCGAAATCAATTAAACTTAATAGTACCAGCACCACATTTAAAGACTGATTCAGTATTAAAAAGCGTGAATGCAATCataaaaagaaaagatctaATGTCAAGTCATTCAGATAGTCGTGGAGGTGGCCTTGCAtcaagattttaa
- the LOC126923814 gene encoding glutathione hydrolase 7-like isoform X3 → MIITLSTIFFTCSGEECPLTKSRSYKYTLTMYCGDGLKFIISCFTILTISITTTLILQILYADGSPQNTAGVHGAVATDYTNCSQIGTKILRKGGNAIDAAIAATICMTVVAPHKTGLGGGGYMMLYNHKEQTEPIIIDFANNTIKDGIRIPAVLRGLEYAHTLKGKLPWSEIVKPSVSLAKEGFVVSKELASEVSKNIDYEILYGHISAGDILKLHDLSNLLNAVGLEGTNVLYNGTFSQKLLHDRIKLSKLLPQLVNYKPDVYIAKKSSFYKHVIYYPPHMSLLKSMIAVLEDLNISTDNASIVGADIQIAKTLINSVSMPLQLKQHVEEERYTGVVAMDWEDTYVCIITGLGAPFGLGYMSTVGFLLDKADTNNTLSMLVPIIFHNEKALCGLRGVFGTDDTLIIGQLLYSIIVRQLNVSEAIEYPRYYFSSDGFVIENDPKHSIDTLMRNQLNLIVPAPHLKTDSVLKSVNAIIKRKDLMSSHSDSRGGGLASRF, encoded by the exons ATGATTATTACTTTGAGTACTATATTTTTTACAT gcTCTGGAGAAGAATGTCCTTTAACAAAAAGTAGAAGTTACAAATACACGTTAACTATGTATTGTGGAGATGGTTTAAAATTCATTATAAGCTGTTTCACGATTTTGACAATTTCTATTACAACAacattaattttacaaatattatatgCTGATGGGAGCCCACAG AATACTGCTGGTGTACATGGTGCTGTTGCAACAGATTATACAAATTGTTCACAAATTGGAACCAAAATATTACGAAAAGGCGGTAATGCAATAGATGCAGCTATAGCAGCTACTATTTGTATGACAGTAGTTGCTCCACATAAGACTGGTCTGGGTGG aggtggttatatgatgttatataatCATAAAGAACAGACAGAACCAATTATTATTGATTTTGCTAATAATACAATTAAAG ATGGGATACGTATACCAGCAGTATTAAGAGGATTAGAATATGCACATACATTAAAGGGTAAACTACCATGGAGTGAAATTGTTAAACCTTCTGTATCTTTAGCCAAAGAAGGATTTGTTGTATCAAAGGAGCTAGCAAGTGAAGTATCAAAAAATATtgattatgaaattttatatggGCACATTAGTGCAGGAGATATACTAAAATTACACGATCTTAGCAATTTGTTAAATGCTGTAGGACTGGAAGGAACTAATG TATTATACAATGGAACTTTTTCACAAAAGCTTCTACATGATAGAATTAAACTATCAAAGCTACTTCCACAGTTAGTAAATTATAAACCTGATGTATATATAGCAAAAAAGTCAAGCTTTTATAAACATGTAATATATTATCCTCCACATATGTCATTACTAAAATCAATGATTGCAGTACTGGAAGATCTTAACATATCTACTGATAATGCATCCATAGTAGGAGCAGATATACAAATAGCTAAAACATTAATAAATTCAGTATCAATGCCATTACAATTAAAACAACATG ttgaagaagaaagatataCTGGAGTTGTTGCAATGGATTGGGAAGATACTTATGTTTGTATTATAAC TGGACTTGGTGCACCATTTGGTCTTGGATATATGTCAACTGTTGGCTTCCTGCTAGATAAAGCTGATACCAATAATACCTTATCTATGCTTGTTCCCATAATCTTTCATAATGAAAAAGCATTATGTGGATTAAGAGGAGTGTTTGGAACTGATGATACATTAATTATTGGACAATTATTGTACAGTATTATAGTGCGTCAATTAAATGTTTCTGAAGCTATTGAATATCCAAG GTATTATTTTTCATCAGATGGATTTGTGATAGAAAATGATCCAAAACATTCTATAGATACATTAATGCGAAATCAATTAAACTTAATAGTACCAGCACCACATTTAAAGACTGATTCAGTATTAAAAAGCGTGAATGCAATCataaaaagaaaagatctaATGTCAAGTCATTCAGATAGTCGTGGAGGTGGCCTTGCAtcaagattttaa
- the LOC126923828 gene encoding GDP-fucose transporter 1, which yields MLLETGLLTKFIYIAIVVTNYWIISILTVFINKTLLSSNTINLDAPLFITWCQCIVSLVMCVILSNLSKWFPKYIKFPIGNPYTKETLRKVLPLSLLFTGMIATNNLCLKYVDVSFYYTGRSLTTVFNVIFTYLMLGQKTSINCIACCAFIVIGFWLGVDQEHIAGSLSILGTIFGVLGSLTLSLYSIHMKQVLPTLNQDIWLLSYCNNAYSVIIFLPLMLANGEHITVYNYDKIGSSYFWLAMIVGGICGFAIGFATALQIKVTSPLTHNISGTAKACAQTVLATYWFDEKKSFMWWISNFVVLSASAMYARLRQLDISREYKEEKQQLQCDKM from the exons atgttgttAGAAACTGGATTATtgacaaaatttatatatattgcaATTGTGGTTACAAATTATTG gataatttctatattgactgtatttataaataaaactcTTTTATCCAGTAATACTATAAATTTGGATGCACCTCTTTTTATAACATGGTGCCAATGTATAGTATCTTTAGTTATGTGTGTAATTCTTAGTAATTTATCAAAATGGTTcccaaaatatattaaatttccaaTTGGTAATCCATATACCAAAGAAACCCTTCGAAag GTATTACCATTGTCTCTCCTATTTACTGGAATGATTGCAACCAACAACTTATGTTTAAAATATGTTGACGTTTCATTTTATTACACAGGACGTTCACTAACAACTGTATTTAATGTTATTTTCACATACCTTATGCTAG GTCAAAAGACTTCCATAAATTGTATTGCATGTTGTGCATTTATTGTGATTGGATTCTGGCTTGGTGTGGATCAAGAACACATTGCTGGTTCTCTATCTATTCTGGGAACAATTTTTGGTGTACTAGGATCGTTAACTCTTTCTTTATATTCCATTCACATGAAACAAGTTCTTCCTACATTAAATCAAGATATTTGGTTACTCTCTTATTGTAACAATGCATATAGTGTCATTATATTTCTTCCATTAATGTTAGCAAATGGAGAACATATTACAGTGTACAATTATGATAAGATTGGATCTTCATATTTTTGGTTGGCTATGATTGTTGGTGGTATTTGTGGATTTGCTATTGGTTTTGCTACAGCACTTCAAATAAAAGTAACATCTCCTTTAACACACAATATTAGTGGAACTGCTAAAGCTTGTGCACAAACAGTTTTAGCAACTTACTGGTTTGATGAAAAGAAATCATTCATGTGGTGGATAAGTAACTTTGTTGTACTTAGTGCTAGTGCAATGTATGCTAGATTGAGACAACTTGATATAAGTAGAGAATACAAAGAAGAAAAGCAGCAATTGCAATGTGACAAAATGTGa